From Tachysurus fulvidraco isolate hzauxx_2018 chromosome 10, HZAU_PFXX_2.0, whole genome shotgun sequence, one genomic window encodes:
- the adad1 gene encoding adenosine deaminase domain-containing protein 1 isoform X8 codes for MDLLSDVLIYINYSTRSQKMLGRGGVNRVYRGAGFFKNNMTALDQACSSPPKNKGTNSNKIPKELIDRYRSGKTHAVSFLYQLSQVLQFQVEMKETVTTGGVIGFYFAFCAVIDGVKYKTGMGSNKKEARLKAAQLAVEELLSNLESDAVLPDAAVGPPPLPVKQQNSLGADARPMTAMFERKIPVKDPVPSAVKEMFSRLMNSYPEYSACGETVAAFVMQSSTGCEVVALGTGNCNTKENLAPNGRVLHDSHAVVTARRSLMRYLYRHLLLFYSRNNSLKEKSVFQLDENTKLLSLKSHITLHLYLNQLPKGAAQIPSQLPLSPLSISTWEVNNQIGLHVTVDGKVFSVFSYTLDQTGSRTISMSATDKIMQWQVLGFQGALLSHFIEPIYVSSILVGDESSSNTRGMEFAVNVRVDGITSKLPMYYCVYRPHISLVPKVIPIEGQSTQSTLSLNWSQDDVSLEVVDSVEGKSVEGSPFKSGPALASRLCKAAMLSRFHMVAKETQREDLLAAVSYREAKVLHMMAKRYQEAKSVLKSYLAMRGFGKWVEKPPISDHLTM; via the exons AAGGCACCAATTCAAATAAAATCCCCAAAGAGCTGATCGACAGGTACAGGAGTGGAAAGACCCATGCTGTGTCTTTCCTATACCAGCTCTCGCAAGTTCTGCAGTTCCAAGTGGAGATGAAAGAGACAGTAACTACAG GAGGAGTAATTGGTTTCTACTTTGCATTCTGTGCTGTGATTGATGGAGTGAAGTATAAAACCGGGATGGGCAGCAATAAGAAAGAGGCCAGGCTCAAAGCAGCTCAGTTGGCTGTGGAGGAGCTCCTTTCTAATCTGGAGAGTGACGCTGTTTTGCCCGATGCTG ctg TGGGCCCTCCTCCTCTACCAGTGAAACAGCAAAACTCCCTGGGGGCAGATGCCCGTCCTATGACGGCTATGTTTg aaagaaaaatcCCTGTTAAAGACCCGGTTCCCAGTGCTGTGAAGGAGATGTTCTCCAGGCTGATGAACAGTTATCCAGAGTACTCTGCCTGTGGAGAAACAGTAGCTGCATTTGTTATGCAATCTT CAACTGGATGTGAAGTGGTGGCTCTTGGAACAGGTAACtgtaacacaaaagaaaatctgGCACCTAACGGACGCGTCCTTCATGATTCTCATGCCGTTGTGACTGCACGGAGATCACTCATGAG GTATCTGTACAGGCACCTGTTGCTGTTCTATAGTAGGAATAACTCTCTGAAGGAGAAGTCAGTTTTTCAGTTGGATGAGAACACCAAACTCTTAAGTCTGAAGAGCCACATCACCCTGCACTTGTACCTCAATCAGCTGCCCAAAGGAGCTGCCCAGATACCCTCTCAACT ACCTTTGAGCCCGCTGTCCATCTCAACATGGGAAGTAAATAATCAGATCGGTTTACACGTGACTGTAGATGGAAAGGTCTTTTCAGTGTTCTCTTATACACTTGACCAGACTGGTTCCCGTACTATCAGTATGTCGGCTACTGACAAAATCATGCAGTGGCAGGTTTTGGGTTTCCAGGGTGCTCTATTGAGCCACTTCATCGAACCCATCTATGTCAGTAGCATACTCGTAG GTGATGAAAGCTCCAGTAATACACGTGGTATGGAATTTGCAGTAAATGTAAGAGTAGATGGCATCACCTCCAAGTTGCCCATGTATTACTGTGTATATCGGCCACATATTAGCCTGGTACCCAAGGTGATCCCCATAGAGGGCCAAAGCACCCAAAGCACTCTAAGCCTTAACTGGAGCCAAGATGATGTTTCTCTCGAGGTTGTAGATAGTGTGGAGGGCAAATCTGTTGAGGG GTCTCCCTTTAAAAGTGGTCCTGCTCTCGCAAGTCGTCTGTGTAAAGCTGCCATGTTGAGTCGTTTCCACATGGTAGCGAAAGAGACCCAGAGAGAGGATTTGCTTGCTGCAGTTTCCTACAGGGAGGCCAAGGTACTACAT ATGATGGCAAAACGGTACCAGGAGGCAAAGAGCGTTCTGAAGTCCTACTTGGCTATGAGGGGCTTTGGAAAGTGGGTCGAGAAACCACCTATCAGTGATCACTTGACAATGTAA
- the adad1 gene encoding adenosine deaminase domain-containing protein 1 isoform X9 has protein sequence MLGRGGVNRVYRGAGFFKNNMTALDQACSSPPKNKGTNSNKIPKELIDRYRSGKTHAVSFLYQLSQVLQFQVEMKETVTTGGVIGFYFAFCAVIDGVKYKTGMGSNKKEARLKAAQLAVEELLSNLESDAVLPDAAVGPPPLPVKQQNSLGADARPMTAMFERKIPVKDPVPSAVKEMFSRLMNSYPEYSACGETVAAFVMQSSTGCEVVALGTGNCNTKENLAPNGRVLHDSHAVVTARRSLMRYLYRHLLLFYSRNNSLKEKSVFQLDENTKLLSLKSHITLHLYLNQLPKGAAQIPSQLPLSPLSISTWEVNNQIGLHVTVDGKVFSVFSYTLDQTGSRTISMSATDKIMQWQVLGFQGALLSHFIEPIYVSSILVGDESSSNTRGMEFAVNVRVDGITSKLPMYYCVYRPHISLVPKVIPIEGQSTQSTLSLNWSQDDVSLEVVDSVEGKSVEGSPFKSGPALASRLCKAAMLSRFHMVAKETQREDLLAAVSYREAKVLHMMAKRYQEAKSVLKSYLAMRGFGKWVEKPPISDHLTM, from the exons AAGGCACCAATTCAAATAAAATCCCCAAAGAGCTGATCGACAGGTACAGGAGTGGAAAGACCCATGCTGTGTCTTTCCTATACCAGCTCTCGCAAGTTCTGCAGTTCCAAGTGGAGATGAAAGAGACAGTAACTACAG GAGGAGTAATTGGTTTCTACTTTGCATTCTGTGCTGTGATTGATGGAGTGAAGTATAAAACCGGGATGGGCAGCAATAAGAAAGAGGCCAGGCTCAAAGCAGCTCAGTTGGCTGTGGAGGAGCTCCTTTCTAATCTGGAGAGTGACGCTGTTTTGCCCGATGCTG ctg TGGGCCCTCCTCCTCTACCAGTGAAACAGCAAAACTCCCTGGGGGCAGATGCCCGTCCTATGACGGCTATGTTTg aaagaaaaatcCCTGTTAAAGACCCGGTTCCCAGTGCTGTGAAGGAGATGTTCTCCAGGCTGATGAACAGTTATCCAGAGTACTCTGCCTGTGGAGAAACAGTAGCTGCATTTGTTATGCAATCTT CAACTGGATGTGAAGTGGTGGCTCTTGGAACAGGTAACtgtaacacaaaagaaaatctgGCACCTAACGGACGCGTCCTTCATGATTCTCATGCCGTTGTGACTGCACGGAGATCACTCATGAG GTATCTGTACAGGCACCTGTTGCTGTTCTATAGTAGGAATAACTCTCTGAAGGAGAAGTCAGTTTTTCAGTTGGATGAGAACACCAAACTCTTAAGTCTGAAGAGCCACATCACCCTGCACTTGTACCTCAATCAGCTGCCCAAAGGAGCTGCCCAGATACCCTCTCAACT ACCTTTGAGCCCGCTGTCCATCTCAACATGGGAAGTAAATAATCAGATCGGTTTACACGTGACTGTAGATGGAAAGGTCTTTTCAGTGTTCTCTTATACACTTGACCAGACTGGTTCCCGTACTATCAGTATGTCGGCTACTGACAAAATCATGCAGTGGCAGGTTTTGGGTTTCCAGGGTGCTCTATTGAGCCACTTCATCGAACCCATCTATGTCAGTAGCATACTCGTAG GTGATGAAAGCTCCAGTAATACACGTGGTATGGAATTTGCAGTAAATGTAAGAGTAGATGGCATCACCTCCAAGTTGCCCATGTATTACTGTGTATATCGGCCACATATTAGCCTGGTACCCAAGGTGATCCCCATAGAGGGCCAAAGCACCCAAAGCACTCTAAGCCTTAACTGGAGCCAAGATGATGTTTCTCTCGAGGTTGTAGATAGTGTGGAGGGCAAATCTGTTGAGGG GTCTCCCTTTAAAAGTGGTCCTGCTCTCGCAAGTCGTCTGTGTAAAGCTGCCATGTTGAGTCGTTTCCACATGGTAGCGAAAGAGACCCAGAGAGAGGATTTGCTTGCTGCAGTTTCCTACAGGGAGGCCAAGGTACTACAT ATGATGGCAAAACGGTACCAGGAGGCAAAGAGCGTTCTGAAGTCCTACTTGGCTATGAGGGGCTTTGGAAAGTGGGTCGAGAAACCACCTATCAGTGATCACTTGACAATGTAA